GAACTGCTGGCATCACTGCGTGCCAATGCCAACTGGGGCTTTTTGCGGCACAAGGATACGGCCAAGAGAGAGCAATTCCTGGAGCAATTGAGCCGCTACCTGGAGCAGGCGGAAGCGGGCAGCCTGGCGGCCTACATGGCCAATATTCCCAAGAAAAAAGCGACACCTCGCCGGAGAATCAGTACCTCAGTGGCTGTTCGCCTTCGACCCTGCGGCCATGGCCTCCTTCCGTGCCTTGACGCTACTCGCGGCACACCCCGACCAGGCCGCCCGGGTACAAATGGAGATCTTTCACCACAAGAGCGAGACGTGCCCCGAGCTGAACCTGCTGCGCGCCAGCGTACTCGAATCGCTGCGTCTGTGGCCGACCACGCCAATGATCCTGCGCGAGACCACCGACGCAGTGGGAGCGCGGCACGATGCCAGCCGGCACCTCCCTGCTGATCTTCGCCCCCTATTTCCATTGGCCGCCGGCCAATACCGGCGGCTCCGCCGACGATTTAGCGAGGCAGGCGCTGCTCCCAGCGCACCTCGGCCTCGACCTGGGCGGCCAGCTGCAGCAGTGTCCTCTCATCGCCCATTGCCCCGATCACCTGAACGCCCACCGGCAGCCCGTCAGGCGTGACATGCAGCGGCAACGACATGGCTGGCTGGCCGGTAAGATTGGCAAGCTGGGTATAGGGCGTATGACGCAGCGCCTCCCTTGCCAGCGACTTGAGCGCCCCCAACCGCAGCGCCAGCGAAGGCAGCCCGGGAATTGCCAGCAGCGACATCATGCGTTCACGCATCGCGCTGGGATAGAGCTCGCCACGCACTGGAGGCGGGCCCGCAACCACGGGCATCAGCAACAGATCGGAGCACTGGTGGAACGCGGCCATGTCTCGCGCCAGCGCATTCCAGAATTGCCTCGAGTGTATATAGTCACCTGCCTTGAGACTTCGTCCCAGCCGACCGAGGGCACGGGTCGTGGGTTCGATATCAAGCTGCCCCACGGGAACGCCGGTCTGCTCGGCGATCCAGGCAAGCTGCGCCGGCATCTGCCCCAGATAGAGCATTAGATAGCTCTCCGACAGCCGCTCGCCATCCACCGGCGGCTCCTGCCACTGAACATGGTGGCCTAGCCCTTCCAATTGGGCCGCCGCCTTTTCCACGGCCCGGCGGACCTCGGGATGGAGCTTGGTTCCCAGCGCCTTGCCGAACGGATCGCCCAGCGATACCGCCACTCGCAAGCGCCCAGGCGGCTGTCGAGTCGCCTCGAGAAAGCCCTGCTCTCGGGCTAGAGGGAAGGGGGCGCCGCGATCCATGCCGTTGGTCGCGTCGAGTACGGCCGCACTGTCGCGCACGCTGCGGGTCAGCACGTGCTCGACGACCGCGCCCTCCCATACCTCAGCATGCTGAGGGCCGAGGGGCACTCGCCCGCGAGAGGGTTTGAAGCCGAACAGACCGCAATAGCTGGCCGGGATGCGTAGCGAGCCACCACCATCGCCGCCACCGGCCATTGGCACCAGGCCCGCCGCGACGGCCGCCGCCGCGCCGCCGCTGGAGCCGCCTGGCGAGCGCATTGAATCCCAAGGGTTATGCGGATGAGCGAAGGCCTTGGGCTCGGTGATGCCCATCAGCCCCAGTTCCGGTGTCGCGGTCTGGCCCAGTATCGCAAGCCCGGCACGACGGTAGCGCCGCATCAGGGACGAGTCTCTTTCAGCGCGCCAGTGCTGGAGCGCGGCACTGCCGGAGGCGAGCGGCTCGCCGGCAATCGCCGTGAGCAAGTCCTTGGTCAGAAACGGCACCCCGGCGAAGGGAGCCTCCGGGTTGACGTGTCGTAGCTCCTCGCGCGCCCTCTCGTAGCGTGTGCGCACCACGGCCCCGAGCACCGGGTTGTCGCGCTCGATGAGCCGGCACGCCACGTCGAATACCTCGTCGCGGCTGACCTCGCCTTGGCGGATCAGCGCCGCCAGCGATGTTGCATCCTGCGCCTGGTACTCCTGCTCGGTCATCGGCCGCTCCGCCAAGGGTAGGTGAATGTAATGACCATACCCTGGCGCAAGGGCTGCAGCCTACCGGACCCGCCCGGGTTTATCTTGCCGCCTCAAGCGCTTATAATGCTCGCGCGTTTTGCCCCCTTAGCTCAGCTGGATAGAGCGTCCCCCTCCTAAGGGGAAGGTCTCAGGTTCGAATCCTGAAGGGGGCGCCAGTAAAATCAACAAGTTAACCAACCCCTTCGCCTCGAACTCTTTTCACCTTTGATCCCGACCCCAACAGCGACCCCAACAAAGATGTTCGGTAGGTCTTCACTATCAGCCTCAAAGCTGAGCTAGACCCCACAGTAATTTCTCACGCGCTCCAATGGCACCTGTCAAACTCTCCAGCCAGTCATACGATGAGGCCGCCGCCTTCATGACCGAGCTTCATGGCTACACCAGCATTTCCAAAGCACTGCATCTTTTGATCCTGACAGCGACACGCACTTCGGAAGTCCTACGTACAGGGTGGTCAGAGATCGACCTCGACAATGAGACCTGAACAATCTCCGCCGATAAGATGAAGGCACGCCGTGCGCCCTGTGTACCCAAGCAAGCCTTGGTTGTACTTTTGTCAGCACCAAGATCGCTGGTAGTCCCTACATATTTTCTGGGGCACGATATGGGCGCCCGATGTCGAACATGGCCATGCTGCAGCTGATGCGAGGCATGGGCTTCGGCCTTGCCATGGCGACTACGTGCCCCATGGCTTCCGTTCGAGCTTGGACCGGCGAGGCCACCAGCTACCCCCGAGACGTTGCCGAAATAGCACTGGCCCACTCCATCATGAACAAGGTGGAGGCTGCCTATCGGTGTGGTGGCCTGTTCGAGAAGCGGCGGGCGATGAGGCAGGAATGGGCGGATTTTGTCTGCAAGTCATGACCTTGAGGATTGCGCCTACCGGGACGAGGTGCTGATCCGCGCCATCGCCGAGCGGGTCGAGGCGTTCTACGAGGAAATGGAGCGCCGCATGGCACAAGTGATGGCGGCCTGAGAAGAGACATCATGCACCATCGCAAGCTGAGTGCCGGCGAGACCGCCGGTACCTATCGCATCACTGACACGGTGACCGAAGTGGAGCTCCTGAGCATCGCCAAGGCCTTTGCCCGCCGCCGTCTGGCCAGGGGACGCAAGATCACCCAGCCGGCGCTGGCCTTCGAGTACCTGCAGATTCTGTTGCAGGACTACGAGCACGAGGTGTTCAGTGTCATCTTCCTCGAATAGCCAGCATCGGGTGATCAAATTTGAGGAGCTGTTCCGCGGTACCCTCGACGCGGCCAACGTCTACCCGCGAGAAGTGGTCAAGCAGGCCTTGATCAACAATGCCACTGCGGTGGTCCTGGTTCACAATCATCCAAGCGGTGACCCCGAACCTAGCAACGCCGACCGGCGCATCACCCAGCGACTCAAGGAAGCGCTGGGGCTGGTGGAGATCCGGGTTATTGATCACATCGTGGTCGGTAGTGAGGGATGCGAGTCATTTGCGGAGCGGGGGTATCTCTGAACTCAAGAACGCAACGCCGGTGCTTCCCAACAAGGGCGGCGCCGGCTTGCCAGCGGTCACTGTTTTTTGGCAGCTATCGGCCGAAGCGGACTATTCCTTCGACATCACCAATCATATTGGCTGATGCCTCCCTTCGCAGACAAACCTTTATTTTCTTTACATATTAAACCAAGCTGAAGCCCTGAAAAGTTCAGACACAATATTACTACGTCTAGGTAAGGGGTTACATCAGCCCCGCGCCTAGCCATCCCGCTCTACAGCCTCTAAACATCCACTGATTCATTCGTTTCCGAGTGCATGGAGCGCTAACAATGTCATGCACACTACATCAGCGGTCATATTCTGATCATTAGAAAGCTGCATAACCACGTCTTCAACTATCTTGACAGGCACCGCTTGCACCACAATGGGACCTCCGCGTCATTTCTCCTGTCGACTTGAACAATATTAGGTGAATGTCGCTCTTTTCTCATGACGTCCAAAATATTTTCAACACTCACATTAAGTTGAATTAAAAGTCTTTTCCCCCTAATCCCTCCTCCCCCTCTCTAGTTGGCCTGGCGATTGCATTAGATTGAGTGATTTTAGCCTCCCTTGTAAAATATAAGGCAAGCGCATGCCTGGATATACGCTGGACATTGAATCCGTTACGCACCGCTATGGCGAATTTCTAGCAGTTGACGATGTCTCGCTCTCCGTCGAAGCCGGGGAAATAATTGCTCTGCTAGGACCTTCGGGATGTGGCAAGACCACTCTGCTGAGAATCATCGCCGGATTCGTCTCGCAAAGCTTAGGCAGCATCATGGTCGGTGGACATGCTATCGACAACCTGCGCCCCAATCAGAGAAACATCGGCATCGTCTTCCAGAACTATGCACTATTCCCTCATCTGACGGTCGCCCAGAATGTCGCTTACGGCCTCGACGCCAAGGGCGAGTCGCGTGCCAAGGTGAAGGAGCGCGTGCGCGAATGCCTCGATATAGTGCAACTCCCACATATTGCCGACCGCTATCCGAAGCAGCTTTCCGGTGGACAGCAGCAGCGCGTCGCCCTGGCCCGCGCCATCGCCATCGAGCCCCACATTCTGCTGCTTGACGAACCTTTCAGCGCTCTCGACAAGAACTTGAGACTCGATATGCAGATCGAGATCAAGCGCCTTCAGCGTGAGCTTGGCCTTACCGCAATACTGGTCACCCACGACCAAGAGGAGGCCATGAGCGTAGCCGACAGGATCGCGGTGATGAACCAAGGCCGCATCGAGCAGGTGGGCTCTCCCTCCGCGATCTACGACGATCCACAGACCCTCTTCGTCAACAACTTTATCGGCACGACGAACATGATTAAGGGCAAGATCATCGCCGCCTCGCCCGAGCGTCTCGAAATCGAACTGGACGCCGGCGTTCGGCTGGCGCTGCCCGCGACGAACGGCCTCGCGACCGGCCAGCGGGTGACGGTCTCCGTCCGGCCGGAGCAGTTGTCCCTTTCTCCCCAGCCCAGCGACGCCAGCTGGCCGGTGAAACTGGGATTGCACATGCCCATCGGTCCGACGGTGATCCACCAGGCTTGGACCCGGGACGGAGCCGAACTGAAGATCACCGCCTCACGCAGCGAAAACCGGTCGGACATCGATACCGCCATCCCCCATTGGTGCGGTCTGAGGCCGGAAGCAAGCCCCAAGGTATTTCCCATCGATTGAGCCGACAAAAACAAGGAGAAAGAAGATGAACCCGCATATCACTCGCCGCCAACTTCTGGCCGGAGCGGGCGCCATGAGCGCCCTCGCCATGTTCCCCAAACTGGCGTTCGCCCAGCAGGGCAGCGCGACTACGGCCATCTATCCCGGGGCCTGGGAAGAAGCGTATCGCAGCATCGTCGCCGAAGCCCTAAGAGAGGCTCATGGCATCGATCTGCAGATGCAGCCGTTGTTCGCGGTCGACCAGATCGCCCAGGCGCGGGCGGCGCGCGGCAATCCCTCCTTCGATACCTTCGTGCTCGATCCCGGCCCCCGAGTGATGGCCATCGAGAACGGCCTGGTCGATACCTTCGATGCCTCGCGGCTGGAAAGCTCCGCCTACCTCGAGCCCGGCATGGCCGACGAGCATGGCGTGCCGGTCGCTGCCCAGTTCGTGGGTATCGCCTACAACCCCAATCGCTTCGACACGCCGCCGACGGACTGGGCCGACCTGTTCGAGGAGCCCTACGTTTCACGGCTCGGTCTGACCGGCTTTCAAACCACCTTCGGTACCGTCTCGATCATCGAGATGGCCAAAGCATTCGGCGGTTCCGAGGAGAATGTCGAGCCTTTCTTCAAAGAGTTGCAGCGCATACTCCCCCACGTAGCCACTATCGGCACGCCGGCCTCCATGCCCAGCCTGTTCCAGCAGGGCCAGTGCGACATCATGTACACCAACACTCAGACCGTCGGCACCCTGCGCGCTCGAGGCATCGACATCGAATTCGTAAGGCCCGCCAGCGGTGTCATCACCTTTTTCACTACTATGCATATCGCCCGGGGCGCGAGCGAAGTCGTCAACGCCTACAAGTACATCGATACCGTGCTCTCCACTCCGGTCCAGCAGCAACTCATGCAGGCCCCCTACTTCATGGCGCCGGTCAACTCCGAGGTGACCCTGGCCAGCGACCTTCCGCTGAGCGACATGAGCGAAATTGCCGGCATGATTCAGCACGACTGGTCGCTAATTAACCCTCGTCGCGCCGAGTGGATCGAGCGTTTCAACCGCGAAGTGGCTAGCTGATGCGGCTGCCAAAGTCGGCTCAGTGGCAACTGGCGTTGCCGCTAAGCCTGTTCTATATCGCCTTCTTCGCGGCTCCCTTGATGCTGCTCATCGGCGTTAGCTTCTTCAATGACGAAATGCTGACTCAGCCGGGCCTGGGGTCATGGAAACGCTTCGTCGGCGACGCCTTCTACTGGAAGGTTACATTCGACACCATCAAGCTGGGCGCCTATACCGTGTGCGCCACCATCCTGATCGGCTATCCGCTGGCCCTGGTCTATATACAAGCCGGCCCACGGGCGAAAAGAATACTGCTGTTCATCATTCTGATGCCCATGCTGCTCTCAGTGGTGGTGCGCACCTTCGCCTGGATCGTGATCCTCAGCGAACAGGGCGTCATCAACCAGACTATCATGGCGCTGGGGCTGACCTCCACACCGATCCGGCTACTG
This DNA window, taken from Halomonas sp. TA22, encodes the following:
- a CDS encoding amidase, giving the protein MTEQEYQAQDATSLAALIRQGEVSRDEVFDVACRLIERDNPVLGAVVRTRYERAREELRHVNPEAPFAGVPFLTKDLLTAIAGEPLASGSAALQHWRAERDSSLMRRYRRAGLAILGQTATPELGLMGITEPKAFAHPHNPWDSMRSPGGSSGGAAAAVAAGLVPMAGGGDGGGSLRIPASYCGLFGFKPSRGRVPLGPQHAEVWEGAVVEHVLTRSVRDSAAVLDATNGMDRGAPFPLAREQGFLEATRQPPGRLRVAVSLGDPFGKALGTKLHPEVRRAVEKAAAQLEGLGHHVQWQEPPVDGERLSESYLMLYLGQMPAQLAWIAEQTGVPVGQLDIEPTTRALGRLGRSLKAGDYIHSRQFWNALARDMAAFHQCSDLLLMPVVAGPPPVRGELYPSAMRERMMSLLAIPGLPSLALRLGALKSLAREALRHTPYTQLANLTGQPAMSLPLHVTPDGLPVGVQVIGAMGDERTLLQLAAQVEAEVRWEQRLPR
- a CDS encoding extracellular solute-binding protein — its product is MNPHITRRQLLAGAGAMSALAMFPKLAFAQQGSATTAIYPGAWEEAYRSIVAEALREAHGIDLQMQPLFAVDQIAQARAARGNPSFDTFVLDPGPRVMAIENGLVDTFDASRLESSAYLEPGMADEHGVPVAAQFVGIAYNPNRFDTPPTDWADLFEEPYVSRLGLTGFQTTFGTVSIIEMAKAFGGSEENVEPFFKELQRILPHVATIGTPASMPSLFQQGQCDIMYTNTQTVGTLRARGIDIEFVRPASGVITFFTTMHIARGASEVVNAYKYIDTVLSTPVQQQLMQAPYFMAPVNSEVTLASDLPLSDMSEIAGMIQHDWSLINPRRAEWIERFNREVAS
- a CDS encoding ABC transporter permease, producing MRLPKSAQWQLALPLSLFYIAFFAAPLMLLIGVSFFNDEMLTQPGLGSWKRFVGDAFYWKVTFDTIKLGAYTVCATILIGYPLALVYIQAGPRAKRILLFIILMPMLLSVVVRTFAWIVILSEQGVINQTIMALGLTSTPIRLLQTELGLVISLTQIEMPLMLLPLISVMARIDPNLIDASTSLGASRWGTLFKVIVPLSFPGLIAGCILVFASSTTAFISHSIIGGNRLIYLPLVIWQQASVLYNWPLAAVGAIVLLVFVSLCIALVTLVGKRSMRHLYV
- a CDS encoding ABC transporter ATP-binding protein, whose amino-acid sequence is MPGYTLDIESVTHRYGEFLAVDDVSLSVEAGEIIALLGPSGCGKTTLLRIIAGFVSQSLGSIMVGGHAIDNLRPNQRNIGIVFQNYALFPHLTVAQNVAYGLDAKGESRAKVKERVRECLDIVQLPHIADRYPKQLSGGQQQRVALARAIAIEPHILLLDEPFSALDKNLRLDMQIEIKRLQRELGLTAILVTHDQEEAMSVADRIAVMNQGRIEQVGSPSAIYDDPQTLFVNNFIGTTNMIKGKIIAASPERLEIELDAGVRLALPATNGLATGQRVTVSVRPEQLSLSPQPSDASWPVKLGLHMPIGPTVIHQAWTRDGAELKITASRSENRSDIDTAIPHWCGLRPEASPKVFPID